One segment of Anatilimnocola aggregata DNA contains the following:
- a CDS encoding MFS transporter produces the protein MNQDLEQSTLRRVAWRIVPFICLLYVLNILDRANVGFARLAMQDDLGLTKAMFDLGYGMFYVGYILFEVPSNLLMRRFGARKWIARIMITWGLVSAATMFAQDVWTFYGLRILLGVAEAGFFPGIILYLSDWFPDRQRARMTAFFMLAIGLSNVLGNPLSGWIMDHFDGMSGLHGWQWLFLLEGLPTAVVGIAVLFYLDDSPRSARWLSDTQRDWLMKHMAEEDRVRRQQHGPDKWHAMLQPRVWLLIAIYFTVAVGSNAGGAYFPTIIKEQYTQTSNFQIGLLTALPHLCAIVAMSLVGISSDRTGERRWHLAGSALMAAIGWSLVAWGPTPLIALAGLCVAQAGMMSMLPVFWTIPSTFLSGTAAAGGIALINSVANIGGFFGATILGQLGLWSMAGILLAGGLMTAATIRNPMRVRVPIQGEAFNER, from the coding sequence TTTGCGCGGCTGGCCATGCAGGATGATCTGGGACTGACGAAGGCCATGTTCGATCTTGGCTATGGAATGTTCTACGTAGGCTACATTCTGTTCGAAGTGCCCAGCAATCTGCTGATGCGCCGCTTCGGTGCGCGCAAATGGATTGCTCGGATCATGATCACCTGGGGGCTCGTCTCAGCGGCCACCATGTTCGCCCAGGACGTTTGGACTTTCTACGGGCTGCGCATCCTGCTGGGCGTCGCCGAAGCGGGCTTTTTCCCGGGAATCATTCTGTACCTCAGCGATTGGTTTCCGGATCGTCAACGAGCTCGGATGACCGCCTTCTTCATGCTGGCGATTGGTCTGTCCAACGTGCTCGGCAATCCGCTGTCGGGCTGGATCATGGACCACTTCGACGGCATGAGCGGCTTGCATGGCTGGCAATGGTTGTTCCTTCTCGAAGGACTGCCGACGGCCGTCGTGGGCATTGCCGTGCTGTTCTACCTGGACGACTCGCCGCGCAGCGCTCGTTGGCTTTCCGACACACAGCGCGACTGGCTGATGAAACATATGGCCGAGGAAGACCGAGTCCGCCGACAGCAGCATGGCCCTGACAAATGGCATGCGATGTTGCAGCCACGCGTTTGGCTCTTGATCGCCATCTATTTCACCGTCGCGGTCGGTTCCAATGCAGGCGGCGCTTATTTTCCGACGATCATTAAGGAGCAATACACGCAGACGTCGAACTTTCAGATCGGATTGCTCACCGCACTGCCGCACCTGTGTGCGATCGTCGCCATGTCACTGGTCGGCATCAGTTCGGACCGGACAGGCGAGCGCCGATGGCACCTGGCCGGCTCGGCACTGATGGCGGCGATTGGTTGGAGCCTGGTGGCGTGGGGGCCGACGCCGTTAATCGCACTGGCCGGTTTGTGCGTGGCTCAGGCCGGCATGATGAGCATGCTGCCGGTGTTTTGGACGATTCCCAGCACGTTTCTTTCTGGAACCGCAGCCGCAGGAGGAATCGCACTGATTAACTCCGTTGCTAACATCGGTGGCTTTTTCGGAGCCACCATTTTGGGACAACTGGGTCTCTGGTCGATGGCAGGTATTCTGCTGGCTGGCGGCCTGATGACGGCAGCGACGATCCGTAATCCCATGCGTGTACGAGTGCCAATTCAAGGAGAAGCTTTCAATGAACGATGA
- a CDS encoding SDR family NAD(P)-dependent oxidoreductase, whose amino-acid sequence MNDDLFSLAGRVAVVSGAAQGLGQATALALAQHGADLVLLDRNLAGAEATGERIRAIGRRTLVAGTDVSDPLAIAELFRQVDTAFGRIDFLGNIAGDGHLSKPEDLTIADLHRVLQNLVVGRFAMCQEAGKRMLAQGRGSIMNIGSLASSTALGRGHIAYSMAMGAVLQMTRELSTEWSYRGVRVNCVTPAQVVNPSLEARMATDPTLEGRFLKGIPAGRLGQPKDIMGLAVFLASDSSEWITGAIIPMDGGNMAMNAGGTPGHEQRTVQSFRAESK is encoded by the coding sequence ATGAACGATGACCTCTTTTCACTCGCCGGCCGAGTTGCAGTCGTCTCCGGCGCAGCACAGGGACTAGGGCAAGCCACCGCGCTCGCGCTGGCTCAGCATGGCGCCGACCTAGTACTCTTGGATCGCAATCTTGCCGGAGCGGAGGCGACGGGCGAGAGAATTCGCGCGATCGGTCGGAGAACGCTCGTCGCTGGCACGGATGTCTCCGACCCGCTCGCCATTGCAGAACTGTTTCGGCAAGTCGACACTGCATTCGGACGTATCGATTTCCTGGGAAACATCGCCGGCGACGGGCATCTTTCCAAACCCGAAGACCTGACGATCGCCGACCTTCACCGCGTCTTACAAAACCTCGTCGTCGGACGGTTCGCGATGTGCCAGGAGGCGGGAAAGAGAATGCTGGCTCAGGGGCGCGGCTCGATCATGAATATCGGCTCGCTCGCCAGCTCGACGGCGCTGGGACGCGGACATATCGCCTACAGCATGGCGATGGGCGCGGTCCTTCAGATGACCCGCGAACTCAGCACGGAATGGAGCTACCGAGGCGTTCGCGTGAACTGTGTCACTCCGGCGCAAGTGGTCAACCCGAGCCTCGAAGCCCGCATGGCCACCGATCCGACTCTAGAAGGCCGGTTCCTGAAAGGGATCCCCGCCGGACGACTCGGCCAGCCGAAAGACATCATGGGCCTCGCGGTGTTCCTGGCTTCTGACAGTTCGGAATGGATCACCGGAGCCATCATCCCCATGGACGGCGGCAACATGGCCATGAACGCGGGTGGGACACCAGGTCATGAACAGCGTACCGTCCAGTCGTTTCGCGCGGAGAGCAAGTAG